The following are encoded in a window of Paenibacillus polymyxa genomic DNA:
- a CDS encoding alpha/beta hydrolase — protein MSKKVQLEPAAQKFADDNAKPPFLYDLGPEKGRETVNEVQSGPADKPAADVEDLTIPGGPGGEVKVRIVRPQQVTSDLPVIVYIHGAGWVFGNAHTHDRLIRELAVGSQAAVVFPEYSLAPEVKYPTAIEEIYAVVQWVTQHGREHGLKPDTLTIAGDSVGGNMTAAVTLLAKERSGPAIRQQLLFYPVTDASFDTESYQEFATGYFLSREGMQWFWDQYTTDPNERAQITASPLRATTEQLNGLPRALVITGEADVLRDEGEAYANKLREAGVEVTAARFQGIIHDFVMLNPLSETAAKRGAITLATSWLRQGFEG, from the coding sequence ATGAGTAAAAAAGTACAGCTTGAACCGGCAGCACAGAAATTTGCAGACGATAATGCCAAGCCTCCGTTTCTATATGATTTGGGTCCTGAAAAAGGACGTGAAACGGTCAATGAGGTTCAATCCGGTCCAGCAGACAAACCTGCCGCAGATGTAGAAGATCTAACTATTCCAGGTGGGCCTGGCGGTGAGGTAAAGGTCAGAATTGTTCGTCCACAACAAGTGACAAGCGATCTGCCGGTCATTGTATATATTCACGGAGCCGGCTGGGTATTCGGTAATGCCCACACGCATGATCGTCTGATTCGTGAATTGGCAGTCGGCTCACAGGCAGCCGTTGTATTCCCGGAATACAGCTTGGCACCTGAAGTTAAATATCCGACGGCGATTGAGGAAATTTACGCGGTCGTTCAATGGGTGACGCAGCATGGGCGCGAGCATGGACTGAAGCCCGATACGCTGACGATAGCCGGAGACAGTGTCGGCGGCAACATGACCGCGGCTGTAACGCTGCTGGCCAAAGAACGCAGTGGTCCTGCCATCCGGCAGCAGTTGTTATTTTATCCGGTGACGGACGCTTCCTTTGACACAGAATCCTACCAGGAGTTCGCCACAGGATATTTCCTGAGCCGCGAAGGAATGCAATGGTTTTGGGATCAATATACGACAGATCCCAATGAACGAGCGCAGATTACGGCGTCCCCGTTACGTGCCACCACAGAGCAGCTCAACGGGCTACCGCGTGCGCTGGTCATTACAGGCGAGGCCGATGTGCTGCGCGATGAAGGTGAGGCCTATGCGAACAAGCTGCGTGAAGCAGGGGTAGAGGTAACCGCTGCACGCTTTCAGGGCATCATCCACGACTTTGTGATGCTGAACCCATTGTCGGAAACCGCGGCCAAGCGCGGTGCGATCACGCTCGCTACCTCATGGCTGCGCCAAGGGTTTGAGGGCTAG
- a CDS encoding NAD(P)-dependent oxidoreductase: MKIAVIGATGKAGSNIVKEALDRGHEVTAIVRDSAKVTESRATVVQKDVFDLKTDDLKGFDVVVNAFAAPLGQEHLHVDAGNVLIESLRNVSGTRLIVVGGAGSLFTDESQTLLVKDAPGFPDFVYPTANNQGKNLEILRGTSDLNWTFISPSAEFALGKRTGSYQVGKDTLLVNSKGASYVSYEDYAVAVVDEIEKPQHLNQRFTVVSES; encoded by the coding sequence ATGAAAATTGCAGTTATTGGTGCAACCGGTAAAGCAGGAAGTAATATCGTAAAAGAAGCATTAGACAGAGGACATGAAGTAACCGCCATCGTCCGTGACTCAGCTAAAGTAACAGAAAGTCGTGCTACTGTAGTACAAAAAGACGTTTTTGATCTGAAAACAGATGATCTGAAAGGGTTTGACGTAGTCGTTAATGCATTTGCCGCTCCACTCGGACAAGAGCATCTGCATGTCGATGCAGGTAACGTACTAATTGAAAGCCTGCGTAATGTATCCGGTACTCGCCTGATTGTTGTAGGTGGTGCAGGCAGCTTGTTCACTGACGAATCCCAAACACTTTTGGTAAAAGATGCTCCCGGCTTCCCTGATTTCGTATATCCAACAGCAAATAACCAAGGAAAAAACCTGGAAATTTTGCGTGGTACCAGCGACCTGAACTGGACTTTCATTAGTCCTTCTGCGGAATTTGCTCTGGGTAAACGCACAGGCTCTTACCAAGTGGGAAAAGACACGCTGTTGGTTAATTCCAAAGGTGCAAGCTATGTCAGCTACGAAGATTATGCAGTTGCCGTAGTGGACGAAATCGAAAAACCACAACATCTGAACCAACGTTTCACTGTCGTATCCGAGTCCTAA
- a CDS encoding cation:proton antiporter: MQFILYLLLILLFTKVAGHLSVKLGQPAVLGKLIAGIVLGPAVLGWVQNDSLIHDMSEIGVLLLMFIAGLETDLDQLRRNWKPAVAVAVGGIILPLICGFGVGEAFGFSVHEGWFLGIILSATSVSITVQVLKDMNKLNTREGSTILGAAVLDDVLVVVLLVVVMSIFGMGGETSLGLLVGKKLVFFVVAILGGWFVVPWVMKILAPLKVTEAVITTALIICFGFAYFADTLGMAGIIGAFAAGIAIAQTSFKHVVEEKVEPIAYSIFVPVFFVSIGLNVSFEGVGQQLGFVVVLTLIALVTKLIGGGLGARLTGFDNRSALAIGSGMISRGEVALIIAATGLQSGLLAQQYFTSVIIAIILTTLASPPILKLCFSDKRETSAHDIEKKVSTDKS, translated from the coding sequence ATGCAATTTATACTATATCTTCTGCTGATTCTACTGTTCACAAAAGTCGCGGGTCATTTGTCCGTCAAGCTCGGTCAACCAGCGGTGTTGGGAAAGCTGATCGCAGGAATTGTCCTGGGCCCAGCCGTATTAGGATGGGTTCAGAATGATTCGCTGATTCATGATATGTCTGAAATCGGCGTGCTGCTGCTGATGTTCATTGCTGGACTGGAGACGGATTTGGATCAACTTCGACGTAACTGGAAGCCTGCGGTAGCTGTGGCGGTTGGAGGTATTATTTTACCGCTAATTTGTGGTTTTGGTGTAGGGGAAGCCTTTGGATTCTCGGTGCATGAAGGCTGGTTTCTAGGAATTATTCTAAGTGCTACCTCGGTAAGCATTACGGTACAGGTACTCAAGGATATGAATAAGCTGAATACCCGGGAAGGCTCGACCATTTTGGGTGCGGCAGTGCTGGATGATGTGCTTGTCGTGGTGCTGCTAGTGGTAGTAATGAGTATATTCGGTATGGGTGGAGAAACTTCGTTGGGACTTCTTGTTGGCAAAAAGCTAGTTTTCTTCGTGGTAGCTATTCTGGGGGGCTGGTTCGTTGTTCCATGGGTTATGAAAATACTTGCTCCACTCAAGGTGACTGAAGCAGTCATCACGACTGCGTTGATTATTTGCTTTGGGTTTGCGTATTTTGCGGATACGTTGGGGATGGCAGGGATTATCGGAGCCTTTGCGGCCGGGATTGCCATTGCACAAACCAGCTTTAAGCACGTTGTAGAAGAAAAGGTGGAACCCATTGCTTATTCCATCTTTGTTCCTGTATTTTTTGTCAGCATCGGATTAAATGTTTCCTTTGAGGGAGTAGGGCAGCAGCTCGGATTTGTTGTTGTTTTGACACTGATTGCGCTGGTGACAAAGCTAATCGGGGGAGGACTCGGGGCGCGGCTGACGGGCTTCGATAACCGTTCTGCCCTTGCGATCGGCTCCGGGATGATATCTCGCGGCGAGGTTGCACTTATTATCGCAGCTACCGGTCTACAGTCGGGTCTGTTGGCACAGCAATATTTTACATCGGTGATCATTGCCATCATTCTGACGACCTTGGCTTCGCCTCCGATTCTCAAGCTGTGTTTTAGCGATAAGAGGGAGACTTCCGCTCACGATATAGAAAAGAAGGTCAGCACTGACAAGTCATAA
- a CDS encoding GNAT family N-acetyltransferase, translating to MMTQQTSASEPVARLLEGSRVYLRPVNVEDTELYYNTLFHQDVRRLTGTQRSFTKDQIARYIEAKGQDTSSLLLLIALREDDRVIGDIALQDMDSLNRSANIRIAINEQGNQGKGYGTEALVLMLDYGFGICNLHRIELNVFDFNERAIRCYEKVGFQREGVQRDALFYNYEYHDSILMSMLDHEYRDRYVKKAEN from the coding sequence ATGATGACTCAACAAACTTCAGCCTCAGAGCCTGTGGCACGGTTACTTGAAGGATCACGGGTGTACTTGCGTCCCGTTAACGTAGAGGACACCGAGCTATACTATAATACATTGTTCCATCAGGATGTGCGGAGGCTGACAGGCACACAACGCAGCTTTACCAAGGATCAAATTGCCCGTTATATTGAAGCTAAAGGACAGGACACCTCAAGCCTGTTGCTGTTGATTGCGCTTCGCGAAGATGATCGTGTCATTGGGGATATAGCCCTGCAGGATATGGACAGCCTGAACCGCAGTGCCAACATCCGTATTGCGATCAATGAGCAGGGAAATCAGGGGAAAGGCTACGGCACCGAAGCGCTTGTACTTATGCTGGATTACGGATTCGGTATCTGTAATCTGCATCGGATTGAGCTGAATGTATTTGATTTTAATGAACGTGCCATTCGTTGCTATGAAAAAGTAGGATTTCAGCGCGAAGGTGTGCAGCGGGATGCTTTATTCTACAATTATGAATACCATGATTCGATTCTGATGAGTATGCTGGACCACGAATACCGCGACCGCTATGTGAAAAAAGCAGAAAATTGA
- a CDS encoding MFS transporter — protein sequence MKEKKELQSTPSIWRNGRFRRMFAAHTAASFGDWFDAIAIQVLVAYRWEADPMMIALIPVVMALPGLLLGSIAGTLADRVHKARLMIVCDAAIALLTLAILAVPGPAWLLPLLGLRAAAGVFQMPSQQGLTRTVVASDDLFRATSLNGLVNQASKVAGPLLGAMTLTVLSPQACIILNALLRLCSGLLLWPLRGIGPALASADQQAVAAGQQGKAAAHTAPKADEAKMQEEHVRASRFFNQWREGWAFLWRSRMLLHTLIFGLFGLIAILMIDYQFPTLLRVLAPGNESLLGWLVSAIGAGAVGCMLVLNRLNRISAGWGLGGGYVLVGGAIAALGWARPGTGFPGLLMIGAVLGVGNGLYIITQNYILQAKTPADMVGRVFGIQSTVIGAIMVVCPLAGGVLIRIAGAGTAFVWIGMTVGILGLAGLLLQSVIWRESLADSSLTTEQNADLA from the coding sequence ATGAAGGAAAAGAAAGAACTGCAATCCACGCCTAGCATTTGGCGCAATGGCCGTTTTCGGCGGATGTTTGCGGCGCACACGGCTGCCTCCTTTGGCGATTGGTTTGATGCTATCGCCATTCAGGTGCTTGTTGCCTATCGCTGGGAAGCCGACCCTATGATGATTGCGCTGATTCCGGTAGTGATGGCCCTACCGGGTCTGCTGCTGGGTTCCATCGCGGGCACGTTAGCCGACCGGGTACACAAGGCCAGGCTGATGATCGTCTGCGATGCAGCTATCGCCTTATTGACGCTGGCGATCCTCGCCGTCCCGGGCCCGGCGTGGCTGCTGCCTTTGCTCGGTCTGCGCGCGGCGGCTGGCGTATTCCAAATGCCTTCACAGCAAGGCTTAACCCGCACGGTAGTCGCCAGCGACGACCTGTTTCGGGCGACCTCGCTGAATGGGCTGGTCAATCAGGCCTCCAAAGTGGCAGGGCCATTACTGGGCGCTATGACCTTGACTGTGTTGTCCCCTCAGGCATGCATTATTCTCAATGCATTGCTGCGTCTCTGTTCCGGCCTGTTGCTGTGGCCGCTCCGCGGAATCGGTCCGGCGCTGGCCAGCGCAGACCAACAAGCTGTTGCAGCCGGGCAGCAAGGAAAGGCGGCTGCCCATACAGCGCCTAAGGCCGATGAAGCCAAAATGCAGGAGGAGCATGTCCGCGCATCTCGTTTTTTCAACCAATGGCGTGAGGGCTGGGCGTTCTTATGGCGCAGTCGAATGCTTTTGCATACGCTTATATTCGGACTTTTCGGCTTGATCGCCATTCTCATGATCGACTACCAGTTCCCTACATTGCTGCGAGTGCTCGCTCCGGGTAATGAATCACTGCTTGGCTGGCTGGTTTCAGCCATTGGGGCTGGCGCCGTCGGCTGCATGCTTGTGCTTAATCGCTTGAATCGCATAAGCGCAGGCTGGGGGCTAGGTGGTGGATATGTACTGGTTGGCGGAGCTATTGCTGCTTTAGGCTGGGCGCGACCCGGAACAGGATTTCCCGGACTGCTTATGATTGGGGCCGTGCTGGGCGTGGGCAACGGCCTGTACATTATCACCCAGAATTATATATTACAAGCCAAAACCCCTGCTGATATGGTGGGGCGCGTCTTTGGTATCCAAAGTACCGTGATTGGAGCAATCATGGTCGTTTGCCCGCTTGCAGGGGGAGTATTAATCCGAATAGCAGGGGCGGGAACGGCTTTTGTCTGGATCGGGATGACTGTTGGAATCTTGGGTTTGGCAGGCCTGCTGCTTCAATCCGTAATTTGGCGCGAGTCCCTCGCTGATTCTAGCCTGACTACGGAGCAAAATGCAGACCTTGCGTAG
- a CDS encoding winged helix-turn-helix domain-containing protein, which produces MIRLQFDADGYSVVCNADRVMLLAKEFALLRFLYDNRSQVFTREQLLNRVWPLEYPVERTVDDHIYRLRKKLKSWDGLRIHTVRGYGYSLTLTDVQPQNHPSLLDQEVQDAVHGLFRKYQLLGQGNSIVALAAQQEQLGFQMSAFYQMYTRFVQADVSWFLKREDFAPVDRLYWMLLLFTGTAGVTDEEIALCECALSSRLLSSEQERELRILNILEAYVENGEPERAQEGLPLTLRVMERDNLDKFVMPVALMEMYMHLVSNHMEKAAELSDRLEGMLSEAPYLRELGRYRMMRGLMFLRTGDVNNAERLMDEGLDTLDMAKQELLKIKAVCQIRGFLKLCGTYPTLEEKYAAQYDRLDRDNSLTLHRQALRHWLEQTLSVV; this is translated from the coding sequence ATGATCAGGCTACAATTTGATGCAGATGGCTACAGTGTGGTCTGTAATGCAGATCGTGTTATGTTGTTGGCTAAAGAATTTGCGCTGTTGCGCTTTCTGTACGATAACCGGAGTCAGGTGTTCACCCGGGAACAACTGCTGAATCGTGTGTGGCCGCTGGAGTATCCGGTGGAACGTACGGTGGATGATCATATCTATAGATTGCGCAAAAAACTGAAGTCATGGGATGGGCTCCGTATTCATACGGTTAGAGGGTATGGCTACAGCTTGACCTTGACTGACGTGCAGCCACAGAATCATCCGTCCTTGCTCGATCAGGAGGTGCAGGACGCCGTACATGGACTTTTCCGGAAATACCAGCTGTTGGGGCAGGGGAATTCCATCGTAGCGCTGGCTGCCCAGCAGGAGCAGTTGGGTTTTCAAATGTCCGCCTTTTATCAAATGTATACCCGTTTTGTACAGGCGGATGTGTCCTGGTTCTTGAAGCGGGAGGATTTTGCCCCTGTAGACCGATTGTATTGGATGTTGCTGCTATTTACGGGCACAGCAGGGGTAACGGATGAGGAGATTGCTCTATGTGAGTGTGCGCTTTCCAGCAGGCTGCTGTCCAGTGAACAGGAACGGGAATTACGCATTCTCAACATCTTGGAGGCTTATGTGGAAAATGGAGAACCTGAACGCGCACAGGAAGGTCTACCACTAACCTTGAGGGTAATGGAACGGGATAATCTCGATAAATTTGTGATGCCTGTTGCACTGATGGAGATGTACATGCATCTGGTTTCCAATCATATGGAAAAGGCTGCGGAACTGTCTGATCGTCTGGAAGGCATGCTGTCGGAGGCTCCGTATTTACGCGAACTGGGCCGTTATCGCATGATGCGCGGACTTATGTTTTTGCGTACTGGAGATGTGAACAACGCCGAGCGGCTTATGGATGAAGGGCTGGATACCCTTGATATGGCTAAACAGGAATTGCTAAAAATCAAGGCGGTCTGCCAAATCCGCGGTTTTTTGAAGCTCTGTGGCACCTATCCCACGCTGGAAGAGAAATATGCGGCTCAATATGATCGGCTTGACCGGGACAACAGTTTAACACTGCATCGTCAGGCGCTAAGGCACTGGTTGGAGCAAACACTTTCTGTTGTCTGA
- a CDS encoding CynX/NimT family MFS transporter encodes MSSQQHQRALVYKSLWHAGPWVLAIGIILVGANLRASITSVGPLIGLIKDSLHISNTLSGLLTTLPLLAFALLSPFVAKLSRRFGSSLIIFTALLLLTAGIVVRSTLGVTALFVGTAMLGLAIAVCNVLLPSLIKEEFPRNSGLMTGVYSVSMNVVAATASGLSIPLALNGGMGWRGALGIWAIVGVVGILLWVPQLLKARKTANKAAVSARTVNVYTSSLAWKVTLFMGLQSALFYVPAAWFPEMMSGQGMDSETAGWMLSVLQFSQMPFTFIVPIWAARVKDQRVLVLIMAALYFIGLGGFLLGATQWSVIWVICIGIAGGFAFPLVMMFFNLRTRTPQQAAELSGMAQSFGYLLAATGPTLFGYLHDATQGWTIPLLLLLYLSVLLMFIGLGAAKKRYVGGEVDDQATI; translated from the coding sequence ATGAGTTCACAGCAACACCAACGAGCTTTGGTATACAAATCTTTGTGGCATGCCGGTCCTTGGGTGCTTGCCATAGGGATCATTCTGGTAGGTGCCAATCTGCGCGCCTCGATTACCTCGGTAGGACCTCTTATCGGTTTGATTAAGGATTCTTTGCATATTTCGAATACACTGAGTGGCCTATTAACGACATTGCCGTTGCTGGCTTTTGCCCTGTTGTCGCCTTTTGTAGCTAAACTGTCGCGCCGCTTCGGGTCATCTCTTATTATTTTTACAGCCTTGCTGCTGTTGACCGCAGGTATTGTGGTGCGCTCAACGCTGGGGGTGACCGCATTATTTGTCGGGACCGCCATGCTGGGACTGGCTATTGCCGTGTGTAATGTGTTGCTGCCCAGTCTGATCAAAGAGGAGTTTCCTCGCAACAGCGGACTGATGACCGGCGTATACTCAGTATCCATGAATGTGGTTGCTGCAACAGCATCCGGGCTGAGTATACCGCTGGCTCTGAACGGAGGTATGGGCTGGCGCGGTGCTCTGGGAATATGGGCGATTGTGGGTGTCGTAGGAATCTTACTCTGGGTGCCCCAACTCCTTAAGGCCCGCAAAACAGCCAATAAAGCGGCAGTGTCTGCCCGAACTGTGAATGTGTATACATCGTCTTTGGCTTGGAAGGTGACGCTGTTTATGGGGCTGCAATCTGCCCTGTTCTATGTTCCTGCCGCTTGGTTTCCCGAAATGATGAGCGGACAGGGGATGGATTCAGAGACTGCGGGATGGATGCTGTCCGTGCTGCAGTTTTCACAAATGCCATTTACTTTTATTGTGCCTATTTGGGCAGCGCGGGTAAAGGATCAGCGGGTATTGGTTCTAATTATGGCTGCGCTGTATTTTATCGGTCTGGGTGGATTTCTGCTTGGGGCTACACAGTGGAGTGTGATTTGGGTCATTTGTATCGGTATAGCGGGTGGTTTTGCTTTCCCGTTAGTGATGATGTTCTTTAATTTGCGGACGCGGACACCGCAGCAGGCAGCAGAGCTGTCTGGTATGGCACAATCCTTTGGTTATTTGCTAGCAGCGACCGGGCCGACACTGTTCGGTTATTTGCATGATGCGACGCAAGGCTGGACAATCCCACTGCTGCTGCTCTTGTATCTGAGTGTGTTGCTTATGTTTATAGGGCTGGGTGCAGCTAAGAAACGATATGTCGGAGGCGAGGTGGATGATCAGGCTACAATTTGA
- the kduD gene encoding 2-dehydro-3-deoxy-D-gluconate 5-dehydrogenase KduD, protein MGLDNFSLDFFSLKGKTAIVTGGNTGLGQGYSVALAKAGANLFIVANNDEYEETRRLLEPTGVKVAFYQADLTEKESIKKIVEECVNEFGKIDILVNNAGTIRRAPLLEYKDEDWDAVMEINLNAVYHLSQEVAKVMVEQKSGKIINVASMLAFQGGKFVPPYTASKHAVAGLTKAFANELAVHNVQINAIAPGYIATANTAPIRADESRNQEILSRIPAGRWGDPSDLMGVVVFLASQGSDYMNGHILAVDGGWLVR, encoded by the coding sequence ATGGGTCTGGACAATTTTTCATTGGATTTTTTCAGTCTAAAAGGTAAAACGGCGATTGTAACAGGAGGCAACACTGGTTTGGGTCAAGGATATTCCGTAGCCTTGGCCAAAGCAGGTGCAAATCTGTTCATTGTAGCTAACAATGATGAATATGAAGAAACAAGACGTTTGCTGGAGCCAACGGGTGTGAAGGTTGCCTTTTATCAGGCTGATCTGACAGAGAAAGAATCCATTAAGAAAATTGTAGAAGAATGCGTCAATGAATTCGGTAAAATTGATATCCTTGTAAACAATGCAGGTACGATTCGTCGCGCCCCTCTGCTGGAGTATAAAGATGAGGATTGGGACGCTGTTATGGAGATTAACCTGAATGCCGTATATCACCTGAGCCAGGAAGTGGCAAAGGTGATGGTAGAGCAAAAAAGCGGGAAGATTATCAATGTCGCTTCTATGCTTGCTTTTCAGGGTGGCAAGTTCGTTCCGCCGTATACAGCGAGCAAGCATGCGGTAGCTGGTTTGACCAAGGCATTTGCGAACGAGCTAGCGGTTCATAACGTTCAGATTAATGCGATTGCGCCGGGTTATATTGCTACGGCAAATACAGCTCCAATCCGTGCGGATGAAAGTCGCAATCAAGAAATCTTGTCGCGTATTCCTGCGGGTCGTTGGGGCGATCCGTCTGATTTGATGGGAGTTGTGGTTTTCCTCGCCAGTCAGGGTTCCGACTACATGAACGGTCATATCTTGGCGGTGGACGGCGGCTGGCTGGTACGTTAA
- a CDS encoding bifunctional 2-keto-4-hydroxyglutarate aldolase/2-keto-3-deoxy-6-phosphogluconate aldolase, translating to MTKKKVLEHITSVGVVAVIRGNTAEEAYLMSKACIEGGLDNIELTFTTPDADQVIRRLRDEFKDRAVIGAGTVLESLTARIAILAGAEFVVSPSFEEETAKLCNLYAIPYMPGCMTLNEIKEAMKLGSDVVKLFPGSAMGADFVKAVRGPMPHVQIMPTGGVDLDNMETWLRNGCVAVGIGGNLTAPAKEGRYDLITENAARYVAKYKEVRAAL from the coding sequence ATGACGAAAAAGAAAGTTTTGGAACATATCACTTCAGTAGGTGTCGTCGCAGTCATTCGGGGAAACACGGCGGAGGAAGCATATCTAATGTCTAAAGCCTGCATTGAAGGCGGCTTGGATAATATTGAGCTTACGTTTACGACGCCGGATGCGGATCAGGTCATTCGAAGATTGAGAGACGAATTTAAGGATCGGGCAGTGATTGGTGCAGGAACGGTACTGGAGTCACTGACGGCAAGAATTGCTATTCTAGCCGGAGCAGAGTTTGTCGTGAGTCCTTCTTTTGAAGAAGAAACAGCGAAGCTATGCAATTTGTACGCGATTCCTTATATGCCCGGCTGTATGACGCTGAATGAGATCAAGGAAGCCATGAAATTGGGTAGCGATGTCGTGAAGTTGTTCCCAGGCAGTGCAATGGGGGCGGACTTTGTTAAGGCTGTCAGAGGTCCAATGCCTCATGTACAGATTATGCCAACTGGTGGCGTTGATCTGGACAATATGGAAACCTGGCTGCGTAACGGATGTGTAGCCGTGGGAATTGGGGGTAATTTGACGGCTCCAGCCAAGGAAGGTCGCTACGACTTGATCACAGAAAATGCAGCACGTTATGTAGCTAAATATAAGGAAGTACGCGCAGCGCTGTAG
- the kduI gene encoding 5-dehydro-4-deoxy-D-glucuronate isomerase: MEMRYSTHPEHAKHFTTEELRQHYLIQELFVPEEVKLVYTHEDRVIIGGIYPVNKSVALEGNDQIKAETFLERRELGIFNVGGSGTVKVDGETYELATKDCLYVGRGGKELIFESDSSEKPAKFYIVSALAHTTYPTTKQSFADVPSESLGSQETANNRTLRRFIHDEGIQSCQLVMGMTTLENGSVWNSMPTHVHDRRMEVYFYFELDENARMFHLMGEPNETRHLVMKNDEAVISPPWSIHCGAATGSYTFIWGMAGENKTYKDMDQVAMSELR, encoded by the coding sequence ATGGAAATGCGTTATTCAACTCATCCCGAACATGCCAAGCATTTTACGACTGAAGAGTTGCGTCAGCACTATTTGATCCAGGAACTGTTTGTACCTGAGGAGGTAAAGCTGGTCTATACGCATGAAGATCGTGTCATTATCGGGGGCATTTATCCCGTGAATAAATCTGTTGCGCTGGAAGGTAACGATCAAATCAAAGCGGAAACTTTCCTGGAGCGCCGCGAACTGGGCATTTTTAATGTCGGCGGCAGCGGTACGGTCAAGGTGGACGGTGAAACTTACGAGCTGGCCACAAAAGACTGTCTCTATGTAGGCAGAGGGGGCAAGGAGTTGATCTTTGAAAGCGATTCCAGTGAAAAGCCTGCGAAATTTTATATCGTTTCGGCCTTGGCTCATACCACGTATCCGACGACGAAGCAGTCTTTTGCCGATGTACCGTCTGAAAGTCTGGGTTCGCAGGAAACAGCTAACAACCGTACGTTGCGTCGCTTTATCCATGATGAAGGCATTCAAAGTTGCCAATTGGTTATGGGGATGACGACGTTGGAGAACGGCAGTGTGTGGAACTCCATGCCGACACATGTTCATGACCGTCGGATGGAAGTGTATTTCTACTTTGAACTGGATGAGAATGCGAGAATGTTCCACCTGATGGGTGAACCGAACGAAACGCGCCATCTGGTGATGAAAAATGATGAAGCCGTTATTTCTCCACCTTGGTCTATCCACTGCGGTGCGGCTACGGGCAGCTATACCTTCATTTGGGGCATGGCCGGTGAAAATAAAACATATAAAGACATGGATCAGGTTGCCATGAGCGAGTTGCGTTAA